The genomic stretch gctggatgaacccttgggtgagatggtttaatgcgaggtgtccctgcccactgcaggggggttggaactagatgatcttgaggtcctttccaaccctaactattctatgattctatgatggcaGGTTACCCAGCCTACTGCCAAGCACCACAGCTCTGCTTGGTCACACACAACCCTTCCCCGTAACGTCCTCCGTTCTGGAGCCTCTGCAACCGAGTCACCTGTCACACGACCCAAACACAGACCCCTTCCAAACGCTGGTATTCTCTCCTACGAGGCATTTACTTACATCAAGCTGCCCAGCAGAAGCGTTCATGTGCCCTAGGCGACAGGACGGGCTCCGCTGAACAGCGCGTCCCGTCACTGGCCACCCACCGCAAGGAAGCCGGGACCGCTGGCGACGCTGACAGCCCCCTCCGCCAGAAGGCCGGCCGCTGCCGGCAGCACCGCGGGAGCACGGCGCTGCGAGGCGGgaagggccaggcgctgcgagCGCTGTCGCAGCCAGGGAAGCCGCAGGGGTCACAAGAGCTGCGTGCACTCTCATTCGCGCCCGCTCACCGCCACGCTGCCAGAGCACGGCCTCGGCCCCAGCCAACCTCCACCGTTTCTCGTGTCCCCCTGCCACCCCCGGCCGGGCCGCAGCCACGCCGCGGCTCGGTTCAGCCTGCCGGCGCCCCGTACCCTTTGTCAGGGAAAGAAGAAGCACTCGGCTGAAGCGGGCGAGCgggagggctggagctgcaccCGCGTGGCAACAGCCGCAGCCAGCACTGGGGCCGCGGACGCAGAGCACCACCGCCTGCCCACCAGCGCGACCCCAACGCCCGAACCCAGCCCTGCTTTTCCCTCACCGAAGCCTTTGATGAGCTCCGTAAACACGCCCGGGTCGCTCTCCATGAGGCACCACTCGCCGGCGCTACTGCCTCCCGACATGGCGACAAGCAGCACGCTCCCTTAGGCCCGGCTCCGCCGCCGGCCGGTTAAACTGCGAGGCCGAAACACGCCGCTCCCTTCCCGACAGGCCCCGCGGCCCACGCCGAGCCTGTCATCGCTATGGTGAGGTGGGGCGGGAGCAGGAAGTGGCGGTCGGGAGTGGATCCGGGGCAGTCGCTCGTTGCCGACAGTGGCAGTGCCCCTGGAGAGATCACATCGCTTCGAGCCGCGCCTGCACCCTGTGGCTCCGCTCCTGTGGCGGCGGATGGGCGGCGGGTAGAAGAAATCCCCGACGCCGCGGAAGGAGGCGGTTCCGGGTCGGCGTCGAGGCTCCATCCGGGCACTGGGGTGCGGCCGTGGGGGACGGTGGGCGCGGCCCCATCCGGGTCCCGGGGATGCTGTCAGGGCGCCGGTGGGGCGGGATCGGGCTGTGGAAGACGCGGTGGCCGGAGGGACCCGCCTTGCTTGTGCCCAGCGCCCGGAGCGGGTTCTTGCCTCCGCTCTCCGTCCCGGGTGCCCTTCGCATCGCCCGGCCCCCGCCTCAGCTCCCTTGGGCTGCCCTACTGCTCGGCGGAGGAAGCTGCGCTGGCTTGGGCGGGCCCTGCCCCGCGGCCCCTGCGAGGCCGCGTTCTCTCAGGCAAGTCGAGCTGCCCGGGGAGCGCTGAGGGTGGAGGGAGCGCGCTAGCCCCGGCGGAGTTGCGCGTTTGGCGTGGGTGTTGAAGGAATGTGAAGAAGCACCCGCTGTAGATAGCCAGCCCCTGCTTGGCACCTGGGCGGTGTGAGTCCCTTGAGGGGATTAAAGGGCGCATCACTTGGGCTCATTTGCCTCCTTCATCGTTACTTGTTTTCGTAGTTATAGAAACTGATAGCTAATTCAGAGGTCTGTGGGTATCAACTTTAGATGCTTTTTCCTCATAGTTTTGTTCTATGTCTGCAAAGTTGCCTTTTCCTTCTGGTCAATAAATTTTTTAAGCAGCTTTTAGGCAACTTGTATAGTAGATTTATTTTTGATCAAGTGCCTGGTTCATGTATTCTGGTATCTCCTGTACTGTCATCATACCAGTGAACATACCGTTTGCGATTTGCAAAATGTTCTCGAAACATTCCTGTTTACATAGAGATACTCATATTGTGGAATATGAGATCTTGCGTTGTCAGAGCTCTGCTGTAGTGCAGGTGTATTTTGTTGCAACCATAGCTTTAAAATCTTTTATGCTCCCCAGTTCTTATTTTTGCTTCAAGATAGTGGTGTTTTCCAGTACCTTGCATGTACCTTATTTTTTGTCTGATAAATAAACTAATGGGTGCTGACTGTGATGtcaggattttttgtttgggttttgtataTGTAGTATGAAACATTACTTACAGTTTAATGAAAACAGCCAATTGaaatttattgaaataaaatgtatttaaacattaaaatgtaCTGGTATGCACAGCGAATACCACCTTTgttattttcagtgtatttgcaTGCTTCAGATGTCAGTGAGAAAGTCGCCTCAACCATGATGTGTATTTAAATGGGTTAGCAGGGAAACATGATTAGAATATTTAAGCACTAAGGAAAACAGCTGAACACTGGTGCTCAGAATAATGCAATGAAAGATATTTTGTAgctaatttttaatgaaaatctgCAATTTAAACCAGGTATCAACATATGGCTTCTATTTTTATGATTCTAGCAGCACTCAGAATATAGTGGGAACACTGATTATCATTTATTATATAATTCTGGATCACTGCAGGTAGGCAAGAATGGAGGAAGGCTACATTTCTAGTTGCTTGCAGTGAAAGGGAAATTCTGTGTTGCAGGGAAAGTAGGGAAGTTTGCAAATCAGCGTGCTACTTAAACTGGGGGGAGAATCTGTCTACATTACTGACATCTGTTTGTGATAGCTTATGAAGCAAAATGGCTTTCATATTCAGTATCCAAACAAGCATCTCAGTAGTAGATAGCTGCAatgcttaaaaattgttaggtAGATTTCTTTGGATTGGCATTTCTACGTGCTCAGACTTTAGTGTATGCCTATTTTAAGGTCTGTTTGTGGTTTGATGGAGTGGATTATTGGtgctttttatgtttaaataggACCCCTTGGTGCTATTTAGTGGGGGTTTGTTTTATATTGTTTGGTGagaactgaaaacactgaatttatTCTTGTCATATTAATGTTTTGGAGATAGCGATGATGAGTTTTCTTCCCCTTACCGTGCTGATCTCATTTTACctccatttatttcagtttaaatgttACAGCTTGAATTTTACCATGGTATATGGTCTCCAAGTAAGGGCAGTGTTGTTGCCTACAAATATTACAGCTGAACTCTCTTGCAGCTCAAAAGTTTATAAAGACCTGAAAGATTGTgaatttttgtgtttctgtgttgttttcttgGATGTCACTTAACAGCAGTTATTTGAgcctgtaatatttttttcttgagctGCTGTCGATTGTTAAAAAGCTGTTGTTTAAGCCTCACTGAAACTCACCATATTTAAACTTTACAAAGCCTTCTGACTAAacagtttttcagtattttagttCTTTGTTTTAGCATTGTGCTTCTTCAGTTGGTTGGTATTACCAATTCCACCAAAACAGCGTAGGGCAAGATCTGATTTTTGAGCAATTTAGTATGCAATCCAAAAATCTACCAAAGAAGGTGGTGGCAACACTTATTAGTGGCAACAGCGCATAACAGCAACCATGTTTTCTGTGTGCCACTTATTGTGGTTAAGTAgtttccaagctatttttaaggaaatataTTTGTCACCATTGTAAcccaagagattttttttttttgttttcccctaaTATGTGTTATTGCACCGTTAAGAGTATACTTTTATTAAatttatgaaggaaaaatgGCAAGTGTATAGATAAGATGTATTTACTTTGCTAAGAGCTCACAGGAGGAGAGTTATCAGATTTTCACAGTGTTCTTAATGGGCTTTATGATTCTTCCAACAGACTTCTTGGAAGTGTAGACAATGGAGGACGAGGAAAAACAACTCCTGAATGAAAAGCAGGTGCCAAACTCTGAGAGTGGTTATGTGTGGCATGTCACCGATATGAATCGACTGCAGCGTTTCTTATGTTTTGGTTCAGAAGGTTGTACTTATTACATCAAGGAGCAGAAGCTGGGCTATGGAAATGCAGAAGCTTTAGTAAGACTGATTGAAGAGGGTAGAGGTTGTGAAGTTGTTCAAGAAATAAAGACATTCAGTCAAGAAGGCAGAGCAGCAAAACAGGAGCCCCTACTTTTTGCTCTTGCAATTTGCTCACAGTGTTCTGAtgcaaaaacaaagcaagcagcatTTAAAGCTGTTCCTGAGGTGTGTTGCATACCAACCCATCTCTTTACTTTCATCCAATTTAAAAAAGATCTGAAGGAGGGCATGAAATGTGGTATTTGGGGCCGTGCACTGAGGAAAGCTGTTGCAGATTGGtacaatggaaaaaatggcatGGCTGTTGCTTTAGCAGttacaaaatataaacaaagaAGTGGTTGGTCTCATAAAGATCTTCTGAGGTTGTCCCACCTAAAACCTGCCAGTGAAggtaatacatttttatttatctgaaaatactgtgttttaaaCCTTTTATATTTACTGTAAAAGTATTTAGTTTAGGAAACCCAAGTACTGATGATTTCTTAGTGATGGTATCCTGTAAATTGCACCTTAAAACCATGAGTGGTCATATCAGAAATTGAACTGATTATCTTCAAGTTAAACagagtttgtttcttctttttcttctgtatgtggagagaaaataaaacagttctCTCAGTTTGTTCTGATTCGCTTACAAAttatgaaataacatttttgggAAGATCTGTTGATTTCAAATACATTAGGCTCCATTTAAGGAGAATAATACTAAAACAGTCACTAAAACTACTGCTCGAAGTTGTGTGTGACTGACCTTTTATATAGCTGGTTGGCAGGTTTGAGAATGGAACCTGCTAACTCATTTGCTTGCTAGAATTGCTAAATGCTAGTATAAAGATGGTAATCCtgcttggaaaatatttttattttcaataggAATTGGTATAGTCACTAAATATGTTACCAAAGGGTGGAAAGATGTCGAAGAAGCTTACAAAGACAAAGAAGTTTCTGCTGAGACTGAAAAACTCTTAAAGTATCTGGAGGCTGTGGAGAAAGTAAAACGCACAAAAGATGAATTGGAAGTTACTCATTTAATAGAGGAATATGGTCTAGTCAGAGAGCATCTCCTGACAAACCACCTGAAATCTAAAGAGGTAAGTAAACTTCATTGGCTTTGTAATCTCTTCAGAATAACACTTTTCAGAGTCTTAAGTCTACATTTCCATCAAAAAAAagcccttacattgtttttcaaGTTAATTACTCGAGTacctaatttaaaataataaagctcTTCATTTAAATCGTGtgcttattatttaaaaatacacttcttTAATGTACAGATGTAAGTTCTTGTAATTTTGGAAtcttacctctttttttttttcattctctttgttTGTTCATAGGTTTGGAAGGCCTTGCTGAAGGAAATGTCCATTTCTGTATTGTTGAGAAATTTAGGAAAGTTGACAGCAAATTCAGTGCTTGAACCACGAGGTTCAGAAGTGGCAATAGTATGTGAAAGACTGAGAAATGAGAAACTGCTAAAAAAGGTAAGAATGTTTCTGTAATCAGTGTCAGCCTTTGTGGTTCTTAATCTCTTCCTAAACTGCAGTTCTTCAGGCAACCTCTTCACAAAAGGGATGTTCATTTGAGGAAATGTGTAgtttattctttcaaaataacTGCAGCAGGATACttgctgctgtattttaaaacttgtATTTATAATTTCTGATTTGATTCCCTTCCCCTCTCTATTTCTGAAACTATTCTACAAGTTAAGTATATTGACAACTAGGATCTTTTCTTAAATTGGCACTGTAGCAAGCTTCTGGTTATGGTGTAAGATAACACTTGGAATTCATTGGAGGATTCTGGATTCTGGAAAGGGCATAATGTCCATTACCAGTAACTGACAAGTATCAGTTCATAAAACAGCTGTGTAAAGACTGCAGGAACTCTTCAAACTTCACAAACGTAAAGGAACAATATAATAAACCAGATATTTGTAGTAGGATCTTATTTTTAGTTTCTTacgtttttttttaatagagttCAGATTTTCAAAAACTGCCTGTGGATTTCTTTTACCTGTAGGGTAGAATACATCCATTCCATGTCTTGGTTGCATTAGAAAGCTATAAAGCTGGGCATGGAAGCAGAGGAAAGCTTTGGTGGCGTCCTGATGAAGACATTTTAGAAGCCTTAGATGCCTCATTTTACAAAACATTCCAGGTAGTATGGTTATTCAATTTGTTAACACTTTTAAGAAATCTCTGTATTCTGAAAGCCGCAAAAAGGATCAGGAAAAGTTTCCTAGGTGGAAACAATTTTGAAACTTTATAACAAAAATCCTAGGACTTGGGATTTTactaaaaaaagaatcaaaatttTATTATATGTTCCGCTTTTGGCAACATTGTTTTGTTAATGTTACcccagaaagaataaaaaaagaccCATTTCCAGGTtgaaagcagaagaaggaagaaatgaatgTACTATGTGTACCTatattctcattttatttttttgttcttgtagACGGTTGAGCCAACAGGAAAACGCTTCTTACTTGCAGTTGATGTCAGTGCATCAATGACACAAAAAGTTTTGGGCAGTGTACTCAATGCTAGCACAGTTGCAGCAGCAATGTGTATGGTAAGGCATTaaacttcttttatttataattGTTTGCAGCGTGAGCTGCTCTTTTGAAACAAAGGTGGTCTAAAGCTGCTTagatttcagaaggaaacatACCTATAATATATTTGAGTACAAAAAATGTGACCTTGTGTCTCACTGGTAGACCAGATGCTTAAAGCCACTGGCAACCAAATTCAGGAAGATCAATTTGAAGTTGATTTCTAGTCTAAATGAAATTGGTCAAGGCTGCTTTTTCGCTTATCTTAgctgaaaatacattatttattgtttcaaaaGCACTCATAGAATAACACAGATTGAATTAAGAAATTTTGGGATAATTCTTGTGTGCATTTGAGTTATCAATATGTCCTTTGTCTCACAATCATGTTCCCTTCAATTTGATTTTCTAAAGCTTCTTGTGTATTTATATGATAAAGGAGTTGAACTTTTGTTGCTGTAAAATAGTAATCATTTTTAGATTACTATTTTCTGTCAGGGGAGAGAAAGAATATGGAAGCATATTTAGAGTAATTAGAGGAGTTCTTCAGCTTTGATTTTTACAATGTTTATTTGCagtattacatttaaaatgacTAGTGAAGCATTAATGCATATGAGAAGCCATGGTGACTTGAATGCAAAAGGATGTGTCATGTTGTGGGAATGCCTTGATTCAGACAGTAAAAATTTTGAATAACAtaactaaattatttttgtcttccCCTTTCTCAGGTTGTGGCACGTACTGAGAAGGATTCCCATATAGTTGCCTTTTCGCATGAAATGGTGCCCTGCCCAGTGACGACTGATATGACGTTGCCTCAAGTATTAGTGAAAATGTATGAAGTatgtaaaacaaaccaaaccaaacacattaGGAAATAGCTGGTGCTAACATCACAGTTTAGACGTCTCAGCAGTtacattgtattttctttataatcaGTTGTATACTGTGTTTAGTCCATATTTGTATAGTaaaacatggattttttttttttccttttatttagaGACAGTCCAGCAAATGTCATTATTTCAGCAGCTGCATATTACACATTGCAATCTAGAAAGCCAGTGTTAGGTCACAAGGAGTTGTTACATTGACAAGAATATGTAAAAAgtcaagcaaacaagcaaaaccaaaaaaccctagGCAAAACTAGTAAGGGAACTGTTGTTTAACAAAGAAGCTTCTGTATGTGATAAAACATGGAGCttccataaaaataatttttccataGTTTACTACTTTCTGTATTATTCTGTGTTCtatgtttggtttgtttttttgttttgttttttttattattaagatTCCAGTGGGTACCACTGATTGTTCCCTTCCAATGATATGGGCTCAAAAGACACAGACAGCTGCTGATATCTTCATTGTGTTTACCGATAATGAGACTTTTGCTGGAAATACTCATCCTGCAACAGCGCTTAGAGAGTACAGAGAGGTAAATATGCTTCTGACTGTTTATAATTGATGAACATGGTACAAAATAAATACCTGTTCTAAAAATGTCTTACAAACTGAGCTAGTTGTGgcttttttctgtaaataattATATGTTGCTTGAAACTGATATGTTCTGCAGTTAGGTGGAATTAATGCACATTTTGCACtaattgcatttatttaaaacctCTGAATTGCTAAAAGGATTAATAATTACCCCACCCTGCTCAGTGTACCGCTATATCAATGAAAACCTGTTTGGTTTTCAGAGAATATATGAGTTTCTGCATTCTGTCTGTAATAGATAGAATAAGTTTCTTGTAGGCCTTACAGGAGAAAACTTGGCTCACAGAATTAAATTGAACTTTGATGTCTGCAGTAGATACCACAAAGTTTAAGTGAAGTAATGATGATAAGCCTGTAGGGAAGGTGtcaataagatgaggtgataGCATCTTGTGAAGGCAGCCCATTATGGTCTAAATGGGCTGCACCTAAGCTGTGCAGcttcataattttaaaataggacTAAGAAAAATACCTTCTCCAAACACATTGCTATTAGAAACTCTGGTTTAATCAGCAAACCATCTTTAATGttttaagaaaacttttaaaatacaagaaatattttttggcAAGCATGTACACATGGATCTTTGTATCATGTCCACCCAGTTGAAATGAATACCAAAAATCTTTAACTTGCccactgtgtttctgttttcttaattaaGACTAGCTCCCATTCCtaaatttgttctttaaaacagaGTTCTGTACTCTTAATGCTATGTGCTTTGCTTTACCTTACAGGTGATTAACCTTCAAATTCAGCTCATTTAGCAGAATTGGTCAGGCCACGGTTGCTGTATTTGTTCAACCACAAAAACATACTCTTTGACTCCTATTAGAGGATTCAGTAATTATTACTGAAAGTTCTCTCTCAGAATGAACTCCAGAATAGCAAATGCAATGTTTGATATCTATGGATAATGTGTGAATCTTAGTATTGCAGGAAAGTTGTGTACACCTCACTGCAATTATTcacattaatttaaatataccTACTGCAGGTTAAGTATGATGTCAACAGTCTGCTGTTCTGGTTATGGCACACCTAGTTTCTATCAGTATGCCTATTCAGACAGTGGTTTAGGAGGCAAGATAGCAAGATTTGGCCCTCTGGCTGGTGTAAGTTACTGTATATGTGTGTTctcatattatttttttccctttttttttcccttcctctagAAAATGGGTATTCCTGCTAAGCTGATTATTTGTGGAATGACCTCAAATGGCTTTACGATTGCCGATCCAGACGACAGAGGCATGTTGGATATATGTGGCTTTGATACAGGAGCTCTTGATGTTATTCGAAACTTCGCTTTGGATTTGATCTAATTTTCTAGGCATCTGCTCTTCCCTGTGGGTCCATTGCTGGCAACAGACTACACCCTGGGAACTCCTAGCCAAATATACTTCATTAGAATATGGCACATCATATACATATCAGAATGTTACCTTTTTGTGAAGGGAAGACaagaaaagcagatgagaaatctctttactctttttttcctgttgtacaCAATTTAAAGTAACAGCGAGAAGTTTGCTAAAAGTAGCTACAGGGTTACAcaatatataatttaattttgtttataatAGATTATAAGTATTGAGAGATTTTTAATTCCCCCCTCCCCGCTTCCAACctcacccttcccttcccccattGCTGTGGAATGGCTTGTTTGCAAGAAAATATTGAATTACTGTTAGGATGgggcagaaaaacaaaaagcgGGGTTAGTATTTTTAGTAATGTCAATTTAACAGCAACTTCATTGAGAGGGATTTTTCTTTGGTCTGTTTGTCAGTCTTTGTGTTTTAAACAAATTACTAAGTTTCAACAGTTTTCCATTGTTAGACTTCAGATttacaaaagtattttcagGCACATATGAGACCATGTGACTGTGATGCAGTATAAAAGTTGTCCAGTGAAATTTTATACTGATGAAACTGAAAGTGGAAGAGTTTATTCTAATCTTTTTCTATCTAGATTATCATCCTAGTTTTCAGGCGTAAAGTGTAATTCTCTTTAGGTAAATTGAGGTGTGGTTTCAGAAGcactatttttaaattaataggATTTACAGGAAGTTCTAAGAACTCTTCTTACTAGAAAAAGACCCTGGAAATGGCTTAGAAGCTACATTCAGTCCATGTTATAActtcaggaagcagcagcacactttCAGTGAGAAAGATCAACAAGTGCATGTGTCTTGGACTGCTCTTGAAAGCTGAATGGTAACAACCAGAGACAAAAAGCTACGTTTTTTCCAAGACAATGTattcagtgctgcagaaaaaatCTTCCGAACAGGagagtatttaattttttgatATCTTTTTGTAGATTACTATCACTTCTGGTTTTCTGAAATTAATTCAAGCTAACATTTTTCAAAACTACCTCCAGTTTATAGTGACCAATTCTTAAAAACTTTTATGAAATGTACAGCTGCCTCTTTCATGTTCTCAAAGTCTTGTTTGGGAAGTGAttgaaactggatttttttattttatttctttttttttttttagtttaatacAGTGTGAGTAAGTAAGGAGAAAGCTAGTGAAAAACTTACCACTTTGGAACAGGAATTAATAGCAATtcatgtgtatatgtatgtaattctctgtggttttatatatgtatgtataggGGGGAAGTTAAAAGATCTCTTTAGTAGGTCGCATTCTTAGAAGATGGGAAAGGTTTTTCGTGATGCTTTTACAACTTTCCCTAAGACATACGTATGTCAACCTCTTTTATGCTAATTCTGGCTGTTCTAAACAGTGAATTTGATGTTAATTTGCAAATAATTATGATTTATAAAAATAACCCAGTTGTGGGAAATGACATGTAAGACCATGTTTTTCTGCCTAAACCCCAAGCTTTTAAGTGTAAAATTCAAGTTCATATTGTACTTTTGATACTTGTAACACTTTTAATTATGCCTCACACATACTGATTATAAATTCAAAGCTCACATTCTGTAGGATGGATATCCCTTTTGGTGCTAAAATGTGAGCTTACATGTTACTGAAGGTATTCTGCTAAATACTTACGTGCTACCTTAATGAATAAATCAAGGGAAGCCTTTTCTGACATTAAAACCATGGCTTAAAGAACAGATGGTAGGAATGTTACCTTTCAGTGGACTTCTGAATTATCACTGCTCTTATGACACACCTTGACAAATACAGGACTGCCACCAGCTTGTCAGGTGACATCGAGAAAAACAATTGTTCCTAAAAAAGCCGAGACATAACACTATGAGTCTGAAGATTAGCCATTTCTTACGAAAAATTTCTTAACCACTTTTAGTATCCTTTCTAAATAAACACCATGAATATGGGAAGTAAACTTGTTAGGTCAATACATGTCAATAATTATTCTGAGTAAATGCGCTGATGTTTTGGGGTTGGATTTGGTAGTAATGTGTTTGAAATTACACAATAGTCAAACATCTGATAAGGTGTTTCCTTCTAAGCTAGCGATGTTGAAAATAACATAGATAAGTATCTTTTGCaagtacttttttattatttggagTAGTATTTGTGAAGTTATAGGAAATATTTTGggttaaatataaaaataaaactcaaaacAGGTATTTCAAGTAACTTTGTGCACTTAATTGCATAAATTTACTGCAAGCAAAAGATTAGAGTAGTTACTAACAGATTGAATGAACGGTTACGGTAGTGTTGCAACTTTGAAAGCAGTCCAGTTGAAAATACAATTCCTTGAACTAGAGCGTAAGTTGAAATGAACTTTTCGGTAGAACTGATAGAAAATGTAGCTCCCTGTATCTGTTGACACTGGATAGCTATGCACCCTGTTAAAGACGGTCATCTGTGCTGGAGTACATAATATGCTCCTAAATATTTACTGTatctttgtattaaaaaatctTGTTAGAAATAGAGTATTCTGAGTGGTTTGTTTATCTCATGTAGAATTAGCACCAGTGAGATCATGTTGTCATCTGCTTCTCCTTTAGGATTTTCAGAGAGAGGAAACTGAAGTAAATGCTGACAGCTGAAACTTTATACTGTGTTGACATttgtttctgctggttttgggttgttttcatTGTTACCTTGCAGTAAGGGTCATAGAAGAATGATGCTGTGTATTCCTTTTTACATAGACTGGATCTTTGTTTGCCCATATACTGAATTTTAGGGGATAGCGTGATTCATTTGCCATAACAGAAATTAGTCCTGATTTTGGTCTTCAGTTATTAGACTGGTAATTGATAATTTCTAAAATGGTATCTGGCCATATAAAAAGGCAGTAAGTATTGTAATGCTTTTAAAGAGAGAGAGACCAGTAAAACAAAGTTGCTGAGCTTAAGCATTAGTTCAGTGTGTAATAAATAACCTACCCTTTTGTCAGAGGAGACACAGACTCTTTCAAGTTAATAGTGTTGTTTGCATTGGAGGAACACCTTGACTAACAAAGCAAATCTGAGGCTATAATTGTGCACTGCAGTTTGCCAATAAAAACTGAACAGGGACAAGTTTAAAGATAGTTCATTTTACTGCAAaccttaattaa from Lathamus discolor isolate bLatDis1 chromosome 3, bLatDis1.hap1, whole genome shotgun sequence encodes the following:
- the RO60 gene encoding RNA-binding protein RO60 isoform X1, with translation MEDEEKQLLNEKQVPNSESGYVWHVTDMNRLQRFLCFGSEGCTYYIKEQKLGYGNAEALVRLIEEGRGCEVVQEIKTFSQEGRAAKQEPLLFALAICSQCSDAKTKQAAFKAVPEVCCIPTHLFTFIQFKKDLKEGMKCGIWGRALRKAVADWYNGKNGMAVALAVTKYKQRSGWSHKDLLRLSHLKPASEGIGIVTKYVTKGWKDVEEAYKDKEVSAETEKLLKYLEAVEKVKRTKDELEVTHLIEEYGLVREHLLTNHLKSKEVWKALLKEMSISVLLRNLGKLTANSVLEPRGSEVAIVCERLRNEKLLKKGRIHPFHVLVALESYKAGHGSRGKLWWRPDEDILEALDASFYKTFQTVEPTGKRFLLAVDVSASMTQKVLGSVLNASTVAAAMCMVVARTEKDSHIVAFSHEMVPCPVTTDMTLPQVLVKMYEIPVGTTDCSLPMIWAQKTQTAADIFIVFTDNETFAGNTHPATALREYREKMGIPAKLIICGMTSNGFTIADPDDRGMLDICGFDTGALDVIRNFALDLI
- the RO60 gene encoding RNA-binding protein RO60 isoform X2, which translates into the protein MEDEEKQLLNEKQVPNSESGYVWHVTDMNRLQRFLCFGSEGCTYYIKEQKLGYGNAEALVRLIEEGRGCEVVQEIKTFSQEGRAAKQEPLLFALAICSQCSDAKTKQAAFKAVPEVCCIPTHLFTFIQFKKDLKEGMKCGIWGRALRKAVADWYNGKNGMAVALAVTKYKQRSGWSHKDLLRLSHLKPASEGIGIVTKYVTKGWKDVEEAYKDKEVSAETEKLLKYLEAVEKVKRTKDELEVTHLIEEYGLVREHLLTNHLKSKEVWKALLKEMSISVLLRNLGKLTANSVLEPRGSEVAIVCERLRNEKLLKKGRIHPFHVLVALESYKAGHGSRGKLWWRPDEDILEALDASFYKTFQTVEPTGKRFLLAVDVSASMTQKVLGSVLNASTVAAAMCMVVARTEKDSHIVAFSHEMVPCPVTTDMTLPQVLVKIFQWVPLIVPFQ